The Brachypodium distachyon strain Bd21 chromosome 4, Brachypodium_distachyon_v3.0, whole genome shotgun sequence nucleotide sequence GCTTGATCTCGGCCCAGAACAACAGAGAGAGGCATGCGCTGGCCACGCGGCTCTCGTCGTTCTGGGCCAAGTTCCCGGGCTCCTGCACCGGCGCGGCAGCGGGATGCGTGCCAGTGTCGCTTTCCGTCTACGAGCAGCTCGGAGCTCGCCAAAGCCGGGTGCCGCCTCTTCGATGTCCGCGTCCAGGAGGACTGCCGCGGCGTCCTCGACACCGACTTATCCAACTTGCCGGAGACCAAGTTTGGGAGCAACATCGGCTTCCAGGGCCAGCAGCCGAGTGCCGAGGTAATGCCGACCCAGCGTGGACCCAGGTGAGAATCGTTCGATCCGGCGACGCGGCCCAGTTGGGAGTTGAGTCGGGGAAGTTGAGAGCAGCATCGGCAGATCCGAGGGACAGGGGTTATTAGGGCATCTTCAACGTGTACGTAAGCTCCATGTCATCAGTTAtctttttatttaaatttcATCTATCTTTtattatatatattatatagaGGATATTTATTTTATGATTTTCTCCTAGCAGGCCCACTATCATCCTCTTTAATAGTCTCGTTACCCATGTAGTAGCGGTATCTTGCAGAAAAAATCATTTTCTCAACTTTTGATTCCACCTCAGCTCAAAAAGTAAGAAAAGGAGTATAAATACCTGCCAAGTACCCTTGTTGGAGAGATGCCCTTAGGTTCCCTCGATAGTACATGCATGGGTCGTATAGGATTCCCTTCCAGGCAAGTGTGGCTGCGTGCGATTATACTCTGTCGTGGGCTTTCGTCGGCGTCCGTGCGTGCATGGTGGATAACAGGGAATAAAacagttgttgttgttgctgctgctccataCAAGCACGATACAAGTCAAACCAAAGAAAACTGTTATATGTGAGTTAATTCGACACATTTCTGATTAATTATTAAAGAACACGGCACTTTGATCCACTTTTGGGCGAAAACTGGAAGGACAAGGTTTGTAGGCCTAAGAGCGGCATCGTGCAGTGCTTCTGACCCTGAGGAGCATCTGGCTCGAGAGGAACCTGCGCATTCCTTTTGGCCAAATTCTTGCCCGTCCAAGGTTCGTAAGCTTAAGAGTGGCATCGTCCTTCTGACCTGATCGAGGAGCATCCGGCTCCAGAAAAACATTCGCATCTTCCATGATCGTTGTTCCTGCGAGTAAGTACTTTATTGACTACTTCTTAATACAAAAGGCGCACATTGTGCAACGGAAAAATGTTCTTGTGGCCGATGTTTTATCAACGGTGCCCCTGAACATTGAGTTCAGACGTTTATTAACTAGAAATAAGTGGACATCTTGGTTGCACTTAGTCCAACGATTAATGATGGTTAATCTTTCCACCACGCCACACAGATTTTGGTGGAAGTTAACTCCCTCTATGGTTTACTCGGTTAAAACTATGTACAGAGATCTAATGGATAGTCCTATGGGTTTCTCGCGGTATTATCTTTGGAAATTAAAAATTCCCCTAAAAGTTAagatttttatgtggttttTTGACCGAAAAGTGTTGCTTACGAAGGATAATCTAGCCAAAAGGAACTGGACAGGATGTATGAAATGTTGTTTTTGTGACTTTGAGGAGTCCATTCATCATTTATTCATCACTTGTCCCTATGCCCAACTTGTGTGGCGATTATTTACTTTGACTTTAATTTGCCTCCCCTACCAATATTTCTAATTTGTTTGGGAATTGGTTAAATGGGATTGACAAAAAAGACTAAGGCTCACATTCAGGTGGAAGTGTCTGTTGTCTGTTGAGCTATTTGGAATTGTCGaaatgatattatttttaataggGCTAGAGTTGTTCACTTTTTGCATGTTATTTTCAGCGCCACTGCTCTAATCCGCCTTtggtccctcctcctccctgtggACAAGCGGGAGTTTTTGGCTTCTGGGTGCACTCGGCTAGAGATGGTCGCTCGGAATATCTCCAACCTGGCTGGCTGGCGGCCTGTTGCTAGATTACAAGATGCATAGGAATTATCTTCAGgatctttgttttattttacttttttttgtcttcacTTTGTGTGATTCGTGAATTTTGTACTGAGATGttttaactttgcaataaattggctgtgtgcatcatgCAGAAGTTGTTTGGTTGAGCTGCCTGCAGCTGTATTGCACCCGCAATGCATATGTTCAGTTGTTTGGTTTCCTGGGCTGGGTTAGGTGGGTGCAGCCCAGCTGCCAAAATGGCCCCCTCAGCCTGCATCCGGGGTACGACTGAATTGAGCGTTTTTCTCGTGCAACCGCTTCGCTCGCTCTTTCTCCCGAATCCCAATcaatctcttctctctccatTCGGTCTCGTCTGCCACCGGCCGATCTGCCTTTGTTCCACCGTCGGCCGCCATCCCTCCCTCCACTCGGTCTCGTCTGCCACCGGCCGATCTGCCTTTGCTCCTCCTTCGCTCCCATCGGCTGGCGCTGTCCACCACCTCTCCTCTCCCAGCCTTTGGAACTCTCGCCAAGCGCCGCCCCTCTTCCGTCCCATCCGaccgcgcgccgccctcccCCTTCCCTTCCTGCGATGAAGCCCGAGGTGGAGCCAAGGACGTCGGTGGCCTCTTCCAGCGATTggagaacggcggcgaaaTTGGTGCGGCGACGTGGGGAGGACGATGACGATGGCTCCAGATGCATAGACAACCAAACAGGCGGCTGCAGCAACTGCTCGCACCCGCCGCGCCTGCAGCCCTGCTGCGATGCAGCCTGCGGCCTGCAATGAATCCAAACACGCCCTAAAAGAATGGGTGGGGTTGCTGCCGCCGTGTCATCCTCCACACATGGAAGAACTACGATGGATGGGCTTTAATATGCCGCAATAGAAAACCATATAGTGGCCGGACAAAGCCTTCATCTCTCGCTATTGAGCAGAGAAGCGCCCCTAGCTGAACAGATGTAAGATCTGATGCCCAATGCACGAGTCAGCATTCTTTTTTGAAACCTTCATGTCTAAGCATTCTGCATTCAATATGTACAGATTATGCATGTCTTCAATCATTGTTGAACATGATAATCCCGTGTCCTGCTCATGTCAAAGAACATCTTTCACAAACCCGGGAAAAGTCTGCTTTAATTTTCTGCAGAGAgtgtcctaaaaaaaatcccgCACAACTATTAGCTAATTCATTCACTTCTTCTCTTAAACAATTTTTGGTCCATACTGTACACTTTACGGATCACTTTACCCTCGTTCAGTTTTTGGTATTCTTCACGTGGTATCACATCATCACCAAAAATTATATTATAAAACATCATAATCTTTATAAATATAATATGCATTTTATCTATACTTTCTAATAATTATATTACTCCGTACATAATATGGTAGTGTACATTGTTTTCTGTAGTGTCGCTTGTATTTTACTCTTGAATACAGTCACATAGAAATGTATTTGTAAATATTGTAGTATTATAAAGTGTATTTCAACGAAACAGGATTATGCCGTGTGTAATCTTATCGTCATATAAACACTCAAAATGTATTCCCTATGTTCCtaaatttgaagttctagcTTTGTTCCATGTCAAATTTTTgaaagtttataaaaaaaatatcaacatctagaaTTTCAATTAGTAtcttatgaaaatatatagcATGATTGATTTAATAaagaaaactaatttagagtctTGGGTTGATAGATTTTCCAGTAAACTTgataaaagtttcaaaaaatttactTTGGACAAAACTAGGACTTTAAacatttagaaacggagtgagtacattTTTGAGCGCAGTAACTAACTCCATGATTTCGTATTAGTTGCGGCGTCGTGCTCAGCATGGATAAGAAGGGGCCGTACCGCTGTACAGGTTTCTTGTTGTGCTGGAAAGCTCGGGGGGAAAGGTCCTGATTTGTTGATTGATTGGGACATGTTCAAGCGGAGGCCATGTGGCATTTGCAAATTATGATGCAATTCGCCCACGTGTTGTCAAATCTGTCGTGGAAATAGTATATTGAGCTTGTTCAATACACGGACAGatactctctcttttttattgAGAATAATACTCTCTCTTTTTAGCGGAACACGGATtatacatactccctccattccaaaatacacctcatatagatCTGTGCATTTGGATCAAAGCACCTCTCatttctagtgcctgaccattcatattgggttaataataaatggatgtgaatagttattggccgggtgcggataacaagagaaaatgagatatattgtgaaacaaatgagaaaaatctatacacgttGTATCATGAAagagagggagtacttgtaaCGAAAGTCAAATGTGCGAGATAAAAGTGAAAAGACCACCTGATGTGATCCTAGTGTAAAGAAAGCTGGCCACCATGTTGGTGAAATGCTCGATCGTAACCGCTTGTTCGTAAGTAACTTTAGTTAATGGTGAGTTGGTGACAGCATTGCTGAGTTCAGTGGACCGTCCCCTCACAAAATAAATACTCTAAATTAACTACACCATCAAAGAACATTGGCCAGCTAAAAAACCTTCCTGTACTCGATCAGTAGTAGTAATACAATCAAGGCTTCGAACTTGCGTTTCTGTTTCTTAAAACTAACGTAACAAATTAACGAAACACTTCTTTGCCTTTCGACTTTTGAGTGAGTAACGAACAATACACTTCTGCTTATTCCTTGATTTGTACATGTAACTCGCCACTATACACAAAAGACGCAATTACACAACATCAACACGGTGAATACAAGGCAAATTAAACCACACGTACGTGCCCTAATTTACCCGTAAAGAATGCCCCACATGAACACACACAACTGCTCCTGTTGACCTGTACTGCGCACCCCGGACGTACGCCGACGAAAATCCAAGACGAAAGTATAATCCTCGAATCGCGCGCGGCCACACCTCTAATTTAACACGCCCTGCCTGCCCTGATCACGCGGTGCCGTCGACGCGGGCCTTGGTGACGCCGGCGCAGGCGTCGACGAAGTCTCCGTCGATGAAATCCGTGGAGAACACCTGCAGCTTGTCGCCGAGCCCCTTGGCGAACACCTCGGCGATGAAGAGGCGCGCGTACCCGTGGATGCGCCGCGTGACGGGCTTCACGCAGAGCACCGGGTTGTCGGCCTGCGGCGTCACCGTGTTCTCCACCCGGTAGAAATATCTCCGGTCCTGCACGCGCGGCTGCTGCCCCAAGAACTTGATGTTGCTCTCGAACTTGGTCTCCGGCAAGTCGGTGTCGATCCAATTGTCCCGCAGGTAGCCCGCGCTCCACAGCGGCTCCCCGGGCTTTGGCGCCGGCGATTTGCGGGGCTTCCACACGCAGATGACCCGCCGCGGGAGCAGCTCGGCAAGCGTCCTGTGGAACACGGCTTCGTCCTGCGGGATCAGGTGCTCCCCGAGCTGCTCCACGAGGTACTTGGCGAAGTCGGGGGGGTCCTCGTGGCCGAACTCGGTGCGTATCTCGAGGACCAGGACCTCGGACTCCGTCTCGGCCAGGAACCGCTTCACGTCGGCGAGCACGACGTCCACGGAGTAGGTGGCGAGGACGCCGTGGCAGACGCGGCGCTCCTCCTGGACGCGGACGTCGATGAGGCGGCAGCCCGTGGCGAGCTGCTCGTAGACGGAGAGCGACTGGCACTGCGCGAAGGGGCGGGTGATGAAGGGGATCCCGATCTTGTTGGTGGCCGAGTCGTGGGAGCCAGGCCACACCACCTGGTGCACGCGGACGCGGTCCGGGCCGAGCTCGGACATCCACGTCTTGCGGTCGGCGGGGCGGTGGCCGGAGCCAGGGAACTCGTCGCCCGAGGACGTGGCCCGGGTGGCCAGCGCCTGCTTCTCGGTGGTGACCAGCTTGCGGCGGTTCACCTGGGCCGAGAAGAAGGCGCCCATGGCGTCCAGCGggttcttgttgttgttgccagAGTCGTTCTTGCTATTGGAGGAAGCCATGGCAAATCCCAGCTCCTATAAATAACAGCTCTGACCTGGACGGCTggaagacgcggcggcggtcgtGATCGAGCTCGATCGAGGccgattgattgattgatggcAAGGAAATATCACCGTGTCAGCTAGCTACGGATGGATCGTGGATGGACACATGGAGATCATGGATGGACGGATATATGCATGGTTGATTTTGGTTGGAGCTCTCTGCTCGGATCGGCTGGGAGGAGGAAGCGAGGCGTGTTCTTGTGCGTTTCTGTATCTGTGTGTGTTGGTTGGTCCGACTCCGACTGGCCTTAGTAGGTAGATGTGGTGGTAGTGGGGTGGTGGCAGGACGGACAagatttttttccccatcctcctcttcttctttttgattAGAAGAAGATGATATGGAGCCTTTCTGTACACATTTCGAGCGAGGATGGTGACAGGAACAGGGCCACAGGGACAATGACACAGGGGTGCTGCAATTGAATACCATGTGGACGACGGTTCATGGAATAATTGGCCGGACGATGAGCAAATGGAAGTACTCCACTTTTCTGGTAGGACGAGGGCCGTctttgaaagaaaaagaactagAAGGTCAGGTTGGGAGCAGGGAGTGTGCAAAAAGTAAATGTGAGGACTTCACCCGCTGGCAAGGTTAATGACTCACTGCACGACGGTTTAGCTTTTTCTGAGTAAATGGACTAAAATGAGTCAAGCATGGGAAAGTCAGGTTGACGTCGTCAGCTGCATATAGGTGATCGGAGTTTGGGACGAACAAACGTGATTCACattttttagaagaaaaaaatggtttaGGCAAACAAACTCTATAGAACGAGAACCACGCGGATATGTTTCTCCAATTTTGTAACGAATCAATCAGTAGCTCCCAACGGAAAGAACAAACGAGGACGCACAATGAGCCATCCGACCCTCATCATTGCTATCTTTAACTGAACACAACAGAGAAACTTCCTTGTAATCATCTGGCAACGGTAGGTGGTTACTCGGTGCTATATTATTTCGAGTAATTTTGCTGGCCATGCAGCCATGCTTATATTGCCAGGAACGCAGGAACTATAGCAGCATGCTTAactagatactccctccgtcccataacaTGAGGCACACACGTATTACTAGATCGtcaatttagctaactaaatatGAATTAAATAATGAAAagattatatcattagaaagttctttCGATAGCGAATCTAATGGTATActttttgttaagaaacatacatatttaattaatcaaattgattATCTAGGGATGCGTGCATGACTCATACTACGAggcagagggagtagatgggAGCAAACAGTTACTTACCAAGAAAGCTAAGGTCATATCCATTCCCACAAACATATTTCAGGTCGTACGCGCATATTAGCAGAAGGACCAGCCACCAGATCTCCAGCATGCCCATCTATTGGAAGAATTCATTGTCCGATCCACGTGATGGCTACTGGTTAGCACAGATGTATGAGGCACATAATACAGATCAGCATAAACGCCCCTTCACAAATGACACTTCTTGATAAGAGATGCACAACAGCAAGACTGTATGAATGATATTGACACGATTTAGGTGCATAACTACAGCACAGCTTACATTATTGGCTTCAGCTgggatttttttccttcagatTTTTACATAAATGGTTTTTGAATTAAAAATACTCTGATAATGTTTTCAAAGGTACGCTAGCCATCCAACAAACCAAACTAGAGTAGAGCTTTTCCATCCCTGATCTGTGGAAGGATGATCCACCAGATTTTCTTATAAGCTCTCATGTGGAGGATGTAACCATGTTTACTTAATAAAGTGTCTTaccgttcaaaaaaaaagctacagGAGAGCTCTAAGGTGGCATTTATTTGCCACACAACAATAGAGCAGTATTTTGTTTGTCGCTTGGAAGTTACAACGAAGGAGGGTACTGGGTACAGTAACCATCTAACTACAGCTATATAAGGATAAACTATTTATCTCTGTTAGTGAAGGAAATAATGCTGAATCAAGACCATCTTGCTCCCAGTATGGGAAGATCAGACTTACATTTACATGTACATGAAGCCCAAGCAGACAAAAGCTAGACAAGTGTCCAAGGCTACAGGGGACAAAACAAAAGTTAGCACAAAAGTAAATAAAATTGTCCATCAAAGCATCAATACATTTCTTATGAAATTGTTGCAGTTACTCACAGTGAAAGCTGAAAGAAGTCTTTTCAACTGCACTATAAAAAAGGGCCACACAAAAAGAGTCATTGGCGCTGTCCTTTAGATTTTACAGAGGCCCATTGAAAGTGACCACAGTTAGCTTCTGGATTTGATGAAGGTCCCTGCAAATACAGATACACGGTGGTCACAGTACAATATCAATGCTCTACATCATTTAACAAAGATGCTTTGAATCACACAGCCTATTATGGATGTTCCTCTGATATGAACCGAGAAGGAACCTCTGAAGTTAGTACCTGAGCACGGGCACAGACATAGAATAGGCGACCGATATTGGAGCCCTTCTTCACAGACCTTGGAATGCAAGGTTCACGGTGTCCTTTGCAAAGTGGTAGGGTTGTCTTCATTCTCAGTTGTATTCTTTGCCACTCCAATGTTGCGACATTACACTTATCAGTTGATTGTGAACATGGTATATCTGAGTTATCCTGATCTTCATCAGCTGCAGCTGTACAATGGATGTGTTCCAGCAGACTATCATCTTTTGGTGAACGTAATTCATCCATATCAGGTACTGTGTCTACTGAACTAACTGGGTTATTGATATCGGCATCCCCTGTCTTTGTCTCTGGTTGTCGAAAAAATGACTTGATCGTTGGTTGGGAGGATAAGttatgtttgttcttcttgttTGACGTGAACTTGTTGCCAGAAAaggaagctttctgactttgTGGTGCCAGTAATGTTGGATTGTTATTATTGGAGTTGCCACTTGAACCTTCATTTACCCAATGATCAAGATTCCTCCGCTTACATGTCAGACTAGGAAGGTTACCACCTTTAGAAAACTCAGTTATAGCAGTTGGCAATTCTTCCTTGGATATACTTTTGTTTTCCAGGTCATCACTGCAGCTGCTTTCATCTATTCTATCCTTGGACATATTTGAACCTGTGGCATCTTCAAGTTCATAATTTTTCCCTTTCAAGAGGAATGATACTGCATGTTGGATTAACACAACTGATTAACATAATGCATAATACTGCAACCACAATCGATATTCCTTAAAAGTGCACGCAAGTATGATATTCGACAGCTTTTTATTCGAGAAACTGTTACATAAGGCCAAGAATGGTTGTATTACCAAGTGATAAGCTATGATAAAATGAGAATTCAAAGCCGTCTATCATCTAAGGAGGTGCATCGCAGCCTACAATAAAAAATAGTACATGCCGCAAAACTTGCCGCTTAGAGTGACACAAGACACTGTTATCTGAACTTCGCACATTGTAGAAATTAGAAACTGTAACCAACCtattccaaaaaaataaaaaacgaaTGGTGGATATACTGGAAGTGAATATGCACAAACAcatctttttattttagtaCTTTTAACATGCATGTACACTTTGTTTCAAGTGAATAAGAAAGCCATAGTCCTTGAGCAATTTTAGTACGAGCATCCAACCAAGGAGGGAATTTATCCATATGAACATTACAAAATACAGATAGTCGCTTAAGAAGTTTTTAAGGGGATACAGTTAGAGTTTGCCAGTGGTCTTACAGTAAAATAACTAAAGAGAATGTTCATAGGTAAGGAAGTGGAGAAGTAATAATCTTGCATCTGATGGAAACTAACACATACAGTAGCTCAACAACTGAAGACACATTAGCAGAATGACAACATGAATATAATACAACCTGGTTTCAGCTTGTATACTGGAGAAGGTGAAAATTCAAGTTATGGCATGGAAAATGTTACAAAACATACAGTGTTAGCTCACCTATAGTCTGCTGCCGTCCACGGATTTCTGGGAGATATCTTGCAGCTGTTGATGGGGTATTATGGACTGGAACTTCAGGTATTCCGTTCAGTATAATATAAACTGGAATATGATCAGACCCTTCTAGCTTAATACTTCTCCCTCCTTTCCACCTGTGGACAATGTAACGGTAAGCAAATCCTGTATATTATCCACTTTGCTCTCGGAAAAAAAGTTTCCACCCTTCTTTACTTTGAGATATTTTCTGAATCCCCTCTTCGGAAATGATTCATTATCTCACAATCCTCCACATGGCAGTGGAAAACACTATGGTCTTCCATAGAATTGCAATGATGGAAACATGCCCCGGAAATGAGAATGTGATCTATTCTAGAACCATAATTATATTCTTCAGCTCCAACTTTCTGATTAAAGCAAGTATAAGCTCCCACCCTGCATAAAAGAAATGCAGCAAGCTTACTATACAGGGTTAGCGAGTAATTCCCATGGACTCCCCTATAGGTGTAATTCATAAAAAGATGGTAAATAGTTGCTGCATAAATGACATGGTGATTTCCATATCCAGACAATGGACACATACAGAGTAGTGCTCACTTTCTGAGGAAATTGTTTAACCAATAGTGAAATATTCACTTGCATCGTGGGCATGGAGCAACTAATTATAACAATGTTACACAAGCAAGAGTAGAATAGGTCGGAGTAGCACATACATAGGCAAGGAAAGAATAGGACTTGCCATATACCTTTCAGGGTGTTTTGATCTGAAAGCGTCAAAAAAGGGGCCTCCATTTTCTCTTAGCATGGATCTCAGCCATTCCCGAAACCTTGAATTAGGAAAAGGATATATATCAACTATTGTTCGTCCTGAGTGATTTCATGATTTCGTACTAATGTTAGTCATGCCTAGTACAGAACATTAATTTGAAGCCTCGATGTAAATACTTGTTATTAACATTTTCTAATTTTTCCGTTTCAAATTAAAAAGCAGTAAGGTTTTCTACTGAGCTTGAAGCCTATACATAGCAAAGGTGTAT carries:
- the LOC100830569 gene encoding uncharacterized protein LOC100830569 is translated as MASSNSKNDSGNNNKNPLDAMGAFFSAQVNRRKLVTTEKQALATRATSSGDEFPGSGHRPADRKTWMSELGPDRVRVHQVVWPGSHDSATNKIGIPFITRPFAQCQSLSVYEQLATGCRLIDVRVQEERRVCHGVLATYSVDVVLADVKRFLAETESEVLVLEIRTEFGHEDPPDFAKYLVEQLGEHLIPQDEAVFHRTLAELLPRRVICVWKPRKSPAPKPGEPLWSAGYLRDNWIDTDLPETKFESNIKFLGQQPRVQDRRYFYRVENTVTPQADNPVLCVKPVTRRIHGYARLFIAEVFAKGLGDKLQVFSTDFIDGDFVDACAGVTKARVDGTA
- the LOC100830878 gene encoding DNA-(apurinic or apyrimidinic site) lyase 2 isoform X3, with amino-acid sequence MVKIVTYNVNGLRPRVAQHGSLRRLLDALDADIICFQETKLSRQDLSGDVIMAEGYEAFISCNRTLRGRGAYSGVATFCRVTSAFSCQEVALPVAAEEGFTGLQGSAEGSAIIGDFVLEMPVEEEGLGVITREELLRVDNEGRCIITDHGHFVLFNIYGPAVGEDDEERVRFKLLFYKILQKRWDFLLALGKRVFVVGDMNIAPGSIDRCDAPPGFEKQMVGAYTCFNQKVGAEEYNYGSRIDHILISGACFHHCNSMEDHSVFHCHVEDCEIMNHFRRGDSENISKWKGGRSIKLEGSDHIPVYIILNGIPEVPVHNTPSTAARYLPEIRGRQQTIVSFLLKGKNYELEDATGSNMSKDRIDESSCSDDLENKSISKEELPTAITEFSKGGNLPSLTCKRRNLDHWVNEGSSGNSNNNNPTLLAPQSQKASFSGNKFTSNKKNKHNLSSQPTIKSFFRQPETKTGDADINNPVSSVDTVPDMDELRSPKDDSLLEHIHCTAAADEDQDNSDIPCSQSTDKCNVATLEWQRIQLRMKTTLPLCKGHREPCIPRSVKKGSNIGRLFYVCARAQGPSSNPEANCGHFQWASVKSKGQRQ
- the LOC100830878 gene encoding DNA-(apurinic or apyrimidinic site) lyase 2 isoform X1, which gives rise to MVKIVTYNVNGLRPRVAQHGSLRRLLDALDADIICFQETKLSRQDLSGDVIMAEGYEAFISCNRTLRGRGAYSGVATFCRVTSAFSCQEVALPVAAEEGFTGLQGSAEGSAIIGDFVLEMPVEEEGLGVITREELLRVDNEGRCIITDHGHFVLFNIYGPAVGEDDEERVRFKLLFYKILQKRWDFLLALGKRVFVVGDMNIAPGSIDRCDAPPGFEKQMFREWLRSMLRENGGPFFDAFRSKHPERVGAYTCFNQKVGAEEYNYGSRIDHILISGACFHHCNSMEDHSVFHCHVEDCEIMNHFRRGDSENISKWKGGRSIKLEGSDHIPVYIILNGIPEVPVHNTPSTAARYLPEIRGRQQTIVSFLLKGKNYELEDATGSNMSKDRIDESSCSDDLENKSISKEELPTAITEFSKGGNLPSLTCKRRNLDHWVNEGSSGNSNNNNPTLLAPQSQKASFSGNKFTSNKKNKHNLSSQPTIKSFFRQPETKTGDADINNPVSSVDTVPDMDELRSPKDDSLLEHIHCTAAADEDQDNSDIPCSQSTDKCNVATLEWQRIQLRMKTTLPLCKGHREPCIPRSVKKGSNIGRLFYVCARAQGPSSNPEANCGHFQWASVKSKGQRQ
- the LOC100830878 gene encoding DNA-(apurinic or apyrimidinic site) lyase 2 isoform X2 → MVKIVTYNVNGLRPRVAQHGSLRRLLDALDADIICFQETKLSRQDLSGDVIMAEGYEAFISCNRTLRGRGAYSGVATFCRGSAEGSAIIGDFVLEMPVEEEGLGVITREELLRVDNEGRCIITDHGHFVLFNIYGPAVGEDDEERVRFKLLFYKILQKRWDFLLALGKRVFVVGDMNIAPGSIDRCDAPPGFEKQMFREWLRSMLRENGGPFFDAFRSKHPERVGAYTCFNQKVGAEEYNYGSRIDHILISGACFHHCNSMEDHSVFHCHVEDCEIMNHFRRGDSENISKWKGGRSIKLEGSDHIPVYIILNGIPEVPVHNTPSTAARYLPEIRGRQQTIVSFLLKGKNYELEDATGSNMSKDRIDESSCSDDLENKSISKEELPTAITEFSKGGNLPSLTCKRRNLDHWVNEGSSGNSNNNNPTLLAPQSQKASFSGNKFTSNKKNKHNLSSQPTIKSFFRQPETKTGDADINNPVSSVDTVPDMDELRSPKDDSLLEHIHCTAAADEDQDNSDIPCSQSTDKCNVATLEWQRIQLRMKTTLPLCKGHREPCIPRSVKKGSNIGRLFYVCARAQGPSSNPEANCGHFQWASVKSKGQRQ
- the LOC100830878 gene encoding DNA-(apurinic or apyrimidinic site) lyase 2 isoform X4; its protein translation is MPVEEEGLGVITREELLRVDNEGRCIITDHGHFVLFNIYGPAVGEDDEERVRFKLLFYKILQKRWDFLLALGKRVFVVGDMNIAPGSIDRCDAPPGFEKQMFREWLRSMLRENGGPFFDAFRSKHPERVGAYTCFNQKVGAEEYNYGSRIDHILISGACFHHCNSMEDHSVFHCHVEDCEIMNHFRRGDSENISKWKGGRSIKLEGSDHIPVYIILNGIPEVPVHNTPSTAARYLPEIRGRQQTIVSFLLKGKNYELEDATGSNMSKDRIDESSCSDDLENKSISKEELPTAITEFSKGGNLPSLTCKRRNLDHWVNEGSSGNSNNNNPTLLAPQSQKASFSGNKFTSNKKNKHNLSSQPTIKSFFRQPETKTGDADINNPVSSVDTVPDMDELRSPKDDSLLEHIHCTAAADEDQDNSDIPCSQSTDKCNVATLEWQRIQLRMKTTLPLCKGHREPCIPRSVKKGSNIGRLFYVCARAQGPSSNPEANCGHFQWASVKSKGQRQ